The following coding sequences lie in one Apium graveolens cultivar Ventura chromosome 3, ASM990537v1, whole genome shotgun sequence genomic window:
- the LOC141713896 gene encoding putative mitochondrial protein AtMg00820 translates to MGIEEPINFVQAAKDRNWKMAMERELQSIEENRTWKLTELPRGQKAIGLKWIFKLKMDAQGNVVKHKERLITKGYVQEREVDFDEIFAPMTRLEIVRLLLALAAKEDWEGLRWSKEKGISDSSKPDTHERLLRMQA, encoded by the exons ATGGGTATCGAAGAACCCATAAATTTTGTACAGGCTGCCAAGGACCGTAATTGGAAGATGGCTATGGAAAGGGAGTTACAATCAATAGAAGAAAATAGAACTTGGAAGCTAACTGAACTTCCTCGAGGTCAAAAGGCTATAGGGTTAAAATGGATTTTTAAGCTAAAGATGGATGCACAAGGCAATGTCGTGAAGCATAAGGAGAGACTTATCACCAAAGGCTATGTGCAGGAGCGTGAAGTTGACTTCGACGAAATATTTGCACCGATGACTAGACTTGAAATAGTTCGCTTACTTCTGGCTTTGGCGGCAAAAGAGGATTGGGAG GGATTGAGGTGGAGCAAGGAAAAGGGCATATCAGACTCAAGCAAACCGGATACGCATGAAAGATTATTGAGAATGCAGGCTTAA